CATACCTCTTTTTTAATTAACGCTCTAAATGGCCCTGTCTTATTAGCTGGAGATGTTTGCTACATTAAATTAAGTTTAAAAAACGGAGTAGCACCTAGCAGCTATACTGAAGATGTTGAAGTTAATCAAGAGACTTTTGACAGGATAATTAAGTTTAAAAGGGTTTATCCACAAATTGAAGTGTTTTGTGGACATGAAATACCTTAATAGATCTTTAAATAATAATTAAATTATTATTAGTATTAATAAACTCTATTCTATTTAAAAAATTTTTCATAACTAAATAAAAAAACATAATAATGAGAACAATACAAAATAGTAACTATATCATTATTTAATTTTTCATTATAAGAAGGTATTACTTAAATAATGAATAGGATGAATAAAATGGAATTAAAAAGCCTGTTTTCGCTAAATGAAACGGACTACTTAACCATATTCGAAAATACACAAGAAGAAATACATATCCATGAATTAGTACATGATAGGGACAATAAAGTTATAGACTTTGCTTTTAAATATATAAATCCGGCTTCCACGCTTAACTCGACTGCATCAAAGGAAAAAATAATCGGCAAACGTGCCAGCGAGATATATAAATCTCCAAGAGCCATAGCAGATTATGTAAAAGCCGCTAATGAAATTATCAGAACTCAAAAAAGTAAAAAATTCGAAACATACTTCGAATCATTAAACAAACACTTCGCAGTATCTGCATTTTTTTTAAATGGATTATTTGTAACAGTTGGCCGTGATATTAGCGAACAAAAAGAAGCTGAAAATCAGATTATGATCCAGGCAGAAATATTATCTGAAGTAAGAGATGCTGTAATTGCAGTTGACGATGCAAACCATATAACATACTGGAATAAAGGAGCCGAAGATCTATACGGCTTTAAATCAGAGGAAATACTGGGTAAAATATTTTCCGATGTTGTTAACTACCGCTGGTTAAATGTAGAGGACAGAAAAAATGCCCATCAAAGACTTAAAACTATAGGAAAATGGCATGGGGAAAATTTAAGTACCAAAAAGAATGGAGAGGAAATTTATGTTGAATCCTCAATTCACGCGTTTAAAGACGATAAAGGTAATTATATTGGTACAATTTCTGTAATACATGATCTTACCGAGCCTGTACATATAAAACAAGCACTGGAAAAGAACTATAATCGACTTCAAGAAGCCCAGAGAATAGGCCATATTGGTAACTGGGAATGGGATATTCCAAGTAACGTAATAACCCTTTCTGAAGGCATGTACCAAATTTATGGGATCAATTCATCTAATTTAGTAAAATATGACACTATTTTGAATATGATCCTTCCAGAAGATCAGGATATTGTTAATTATAACCTTGAAAAAGCCCTTAGAGAACGTAAACCATTTAAATATGAAATTAAAATACGCCGTCAGGATGGGAATATCAGAATAATCTCATGCCGTGGAGAAGTAGTTACTGACTTTGCAGGACATCCTCTAAACATTATCTGTGTTGAACAGGATATTACAGAACGTAAAGAAATTGAATATGCTCTTGGCGAAGCAAAAAATGAATTAGAAACAAAAGTAAAAAGACGAACGAAGGAATTAAAAGAAGCTAACGAACGCCTTCAAAGAGAACTTGAAGAGAGAAAAATTACAGAAAATAAACTTAAGAAAAGTCAAAAAAATCTTAAATCACTTATAGAAGAGTTAAAACGTTCTAATGAGGAACTGCAGCAGTTTGCTTATGTATCATCACATGATCTTCAAGAACCTCTCAGGACTATTACCAGTTTTACCCAGCTAATTGAACGTCGTTATAAAGATAAGTTAGATTCAGATGCTGATGAGTTTATTGAATATATTGTAGATGCCGCAAAAAGGATGCAAACATTAATTAACGACCTCCTGAACTATTCACGCGTAGCAACAAGAGGAAAAGATTTTGAACTAACCAATACCGAAGAAATCCTTGAAAACACAAAATTCAATCTTTATGCGTCTATAAAAGAAAATAGTGCCCAAATTACCCATGAAAACCTTCCTAAAATAATGGCAGATAAAAGACAGATGATTCAACTGTTCCAGAATTTAATTGGAAACGCTATTAAATTTAAAAAACCAGATGAACCTCCTAAAATCCACATCAAAGCTCGTAAAGATAAAAATAGAAATGAACATGTTTTCAGCGTCCATGACAATGGAATTGGAATGGATCCACAATATGCAGAGCGTATTTTTATAATATTTCAGAGATTACATACTCAAGATGAATATGAGGGTACAGGAATTGGACTTGCAGTCTCTAAGAGGATTGTTGAACGTCATGGAGGGCATATCTGGGTTGAGTCTGAACCTGGTGCGGGTTCAACATTTTATTTCACACTTCCAAAATCTTAGATTTGTGTGCCGTAGGAACTCTCGAAATTCGTAGAATTTTAGAAAATATTTCATATTTTCTAACTTTTGGAAATCGGTGATTTCTAATGTTTGCAAATTGAAAATTTTCATAGGCTTTGGTTTTTGAGGATTTCAAAGCCCTTGAAAATCTTTGATTTTCGAGGAATTCCTGAAAGAAGCCTTCAAAAAATCCAGAACATTAAAAGTTAACTACAATAAATTTAATAATTCTTTAATATCCAATTTATCTAAATCTTTAAGTTCTTTTATGCCATATTTTTCATATAAATCTCTTAAATCATGTTCTGCCACGATTTCGTAGAATATTTTGTCCTCTAATTTTTTATTCTGTTTTATCTCTTCAAGCTCAACAATACATTTTCTAAGTATTTCATCTGCATTTTCAAGCTCATCAAGTTCATTAATTAAATTACTGTCACTTTTAGGCATTTTAACATCCATATCCTGATAATAAAACGATTTAAAAGTGTTATTTTGATCTATAACTTTATAAAGGATTATAATCTTCTCTTGAAGTTCTTCTACTTCTTTTTTGGTCAAATCCATGATATCACCTGAAATATGAATTGAGTCCTTAATAGGTTTATAGGTCTCGATGGTAAATAAATTTCGAGTAAAATAGTCACATCTCATTCTCTTCAATAACTTTCTGTACCAAAGCAGAATCCACATAAGCACGAACTTCAACTATAATATTATTTTTAAATTTGACTATTCAGCAATAGGTATTATTGAATGGAAGTCCATTTAAAGCCTGCAAAAACTATGTTTTTGCGGTCCTCGAAAACCGTAGGTTTTCGGGACATGTGAGAAATGAAACATGCAAATCTTAAAGAGTTGCTGCGTCAAAATTATAAATTTTGACAGTTTCTCACGGTTGAAGAACGTAGTTCCTCAAACATGGAAAAATTTTTCATTCTCGCCTTTGTCAATATTATTAAATATATTTTGGACCTGATCAACTGTAATAGGCATTATTAGACATCCTATCAAAAAATAACTTAATAACATAAAATTTAAAATTAGAATTTATTATTTAGATTCTTCTTTTACAGGTATAGTAAAATAAAATGTTGAACCCGCACCAGGTTCAGACTCAACCCAGATATGCCCTCCATGGCGCTCCACTATTTTCTTTGCTACTGCCAGCCCAATTCCAGTTCCTTTATATTCATCTCTTGTATGTAATCTCTGGAATAACTCAAAAATCCGTCCGGCATACTGCTGATCCATTCCAATACCATTATCTGAGACCCCAAAAATATGTTCCCCATTTTTTTCATCTTTTCTATATACAACATGGATTTTAGGAGGTTCATCTGGTTTTTTAAATTTAATAGCATTTCCAATTAAATTCTGGAAAAGCTGTATAAGCTGTTTTTCATCTGCAGTTATAACCGGGAGATTATCATGTGTAATCTCTGCATTGTTTTCATCAATAGTCACTTTAAGATTAAATAATGCATTATCCAGGGCATTCTGGACATCTATTGGTTTAAATTCCTCACCCCTTGTTTGAACCCTTGAGTACTTCAGTAAATCTTTTATCATTGCCTGCATTCTATTTGTTCCATCCACTATGAAATCAATAAATTCATCAGCATCCTTATCAATCTGGCCTTTATAGCGTCGTGCCAAAAGTTGTGTAAAGCTTGAAATTGTCCTTAAAGGCTCCTGAAGGTCATGTGATGCAATATAAGCAAACTGTTGTAACTCTTGATTAGAACGTTCTAGTTCGCCAATCAGGGTTTCACGTTCTCTTTCTGCGTTTTTACGTTCAGTAATATCTTTTGTTATAGCTACAAATCCAATTGAATTACCTTCAGCATCACGAATGCTATTTCCAGAAATTTCCACAGGAAAAACTTTTTTACCATCTAAAGTAACAGAATTGAGTTCTAAAATTACACTTCTTTCCTCAGATAAAGCTATTTTTGTAGCTTCCATTAATTTTGACCTGTCTTTTGGATCTACTAATTCCAATGCGTTTAGCCCTATCAATTCTTCACTTGAAGATGCACCATACATATCCATACTTGCCTGATTACATGAAATTATATCTAAATTTAAATCAGAAGATATAATAGAATCAGGAGATGATTTAATAATAGCATTTAATTTTTCTTCACTTTCTGCTAATGCCCTTTCAGCTTTTTTACGCTCGGTTATATCTCTTACAATTGCAGAAATTCCAGTAATTTCCCCATCAACATTTTTAATAGGTGATAATGTTATTAAAATATCTATCTTAACTCCATTCTTTTTTATTCTTTGAGCTTCATAATGAGCTACTTTCCTGCCACTTTTAACTTCTTCCAGAAGTTTAGATGTCTTTCCACGTTCAGAATCAGGAGCTAAACTAAATATAGGCTTTCCTACCATTTCCTGGGCAGAATAACCATATATTTTTTCAGCCCCCTTATTCCAGCTTAAAATTGTCCCATTTAAATCTTCACCAATAATAGCATCATCTGATGAATCAACTATATCTGCTAATCTCTTAATTTGCTCTTCAGCGTGCTTACGTTCTGTTATATCCTCTGTTACACCGTACATCTTGCCAGGTTTGCCTTCGTCATCTAATAAAACACTGCTTCGAGTGTGTATATACCTTATTTCACCATCAGGCCTGTTTATGCGGTGTTCTAAATCATATGGCTTAAAAGTTTTTAATGATTCATTCAATGCTCTTCGAACCATCATGACATCAGCAGGATAAACTACGTTCATAATCTCTTCAAAAGGCAATATACTCTCTTTAACTCCATAAATTCGTTGTCCTTCCCCAGACAATATAAATTCATCTCTTTTTATGTTCCATTCATAAGCACCTATTTTAGAAATATGCGAAGCCTCTTCTAAAATAGTTTCACTCCTTATAAGTTCTTCTTCAGCTTTTTTACGCTCAGTAATATCACGAGAAATAGAAAGAACGACCTTTTTTCCTTCTAAGCTAAAAAGATGAGTATTAAGTTCAACAGGTATCTTCCTTCCATCTTTAGCTATCTGAACATTTTCAATTATTGAATATCCTTTTTTAAACATTTCCAATGTCATTTTTAATATAGCAGAAGTGTCTGAATATATATCCAAAGCAGTCATATTTAATAATTCATTTTTACTATATCCTAATCGTTTAGATGCAGTTTCATTTACTTCAATAAATCCCCTGATTGTGCCGTCATCATTTACCTCAGATAAAGTAATCATATCCGTTGCTTGATCAAATAATTCGCGGAATTTCTTTTCACTTTCTTTTAAGGCTTCTTCTGCGTGCTTACGATCTGTAATATCCCTAGAAACAGCTAAAATCATATCTTTTCCTCTGAGCTTGAAGAAATGTGTAGCGACTTCAACAGGTATCTTAAAGCCATCTTTAGATACAATTATACTTTCATGCCTTGCATATCCCTTTTTTGACATTTCGGATGTTATATCCGATACAGAAATAGATGATTCAGGAGAAACTATATCATAAGGAGTCATATTTAAAAATTCTTCTCTACTATAGCCCAACATCTTTAATCCAACTTCATTTACTTCAATAAATCGTCCGGGCATATTTTCTTTAATTTTAGATACAGTTATCATATCATTTGCATTATTGAAAATTTCACGGAATTTTTCCTCACTCTCTTTTAAGGCTTCTTCTGCACGCTTACGATCTGCGATATTACGGGCCATAGAGAGAGCTACATCTTTTCCTCTGAGCTTGAAAATATGTACATTAACCTCAACAGGTATTTCTCCCCTGCTTTTAGTAACACTTTTTGCCTCAAATAGAGTAGATCCTCTTTTTTTAAGTTCTTCCACGATTTTAGGTATCTGGTCTTTACTATCTGGTGCAAACAAGTCCAGAGGAGTCATATTGGAAAATTCTTCTTTACTGTAACCTAATGTTTTAACTGCGGCTTCATTTACTTCAATAAATTGTCCAGCCATCATATCTTCTTGAACTTCCGATAGTACTATTACATCTAGAGCTTTATTAAATAGCTCGCGGAATTTCTTCTCGCTCTCTTTCAAGGCCTTTTCCGCGTGTTTACGATCTGTAATATCTCCACATGCAGTGAAAACCAGAATTTTCCCGTCAGATCTTTTTGTTGCACGTGTCGTTTCTTTTACCCACAGTATACTTCCATCTTTACGAACTTTACGTAGTTCCCAGTGAAAAACCTGCCCATAATTTTTAATGGCATTTCTTAAGTTCTGTTCTGCAAATTCTATGTCTTTCTCATAGAATATCTTCGACAACGGCTGGCCAATTAATTCAGGAACTGTATAACCTAATAACTCAGCCCCAAAGTGATTTACAGATAATACAGTAAAATCAGCATCTATAGTGAAGTACATGAAGGGATTATCGTCATATAAAGTACGGAATTTCTCTTCGCTTTCTCTGAGTTCTGCAGTTCGTTCCTTAACCTGTTCTTCTAAATTATCACGAGCTTCTTTTAATTTTTCCTCTGCACGTTTACGCTCAGTTATATCCTCAAGTACTTCCATAGCACCCATTATGTTACCTTCAGGGTCCTCAATAATACTTACTGTGGCGCGCAGCCATCTACCTTCTTTACCCATTGCAGGAAAAAAATCTTCAAGTTCATATGCCCCTTTCACAATTTTAGACCGCCTGCATTTTCCACTGTACCATTTTGAAATCCTTTCATAATCTTTTTCTATTAATAGATCAGCGACAGTCGGCCTTTTTTCACTGTAGAGTGCTTTCCATTGATCTTCTGTTTCAACTATATCTTCAGCTTTAATCCCACTATACTCTTCCATAGCCCTGTTCCAATAATTAACCTTATGATCTCGACCTATTATAAATGTAAGAACTGGAGATCCCATAATTATAGTTTCTAATCTCATTTTATTCTTTTTTAGTTCATTTTCTGCGTGCTTACGTTCCGTTATGTCCAGATCCATCACAATTCCTAAAATAATATTTCCTTCATCATCAGTTATCGGCAAAGAGCAAACACTTATCCATC
This Methanobacterium bryantii DNA region includes the following protein-coding sequences:
- a CDS encoding PAS domain S-box protein yields the protein MKKNKNPLKGNLENTQRVNSEIEKKQLSAIVENIPAGIIIAEAPSGKFIMANKQIANIWHYPQTARADEFKKYRGFHPDGTPYKSYEWPLSRSIRTGEVVKNEEIEILRGDGTRGWISVCSLPITDDEGNIILGIVMDLDITERKHAENELKKNKMRLETIIMGSPVLTFIIGRDHKVNYWNRAMEEYSGIKAEDIVETEDQWKALYSEKRPTVADLLIEKDYERISKWYSGKCRRSKIVKGAYELEDFFPAMGKEGRWLRATVSIIEDPEGNIMGAMEVLEDITERKRAEEKLKEARDNLEEQVKERTAELRESEEKFRTLYDDNPFMYFTIDADFTVLSVNHFGAELLGYTVPELIGQPLSKIFYEKDIEFAEQNLRNAIKNYGQVFHWELRKVRKDGSILWVKETTRATKRSDGKILVFTACGDITDRKHAEKALKESEKKFRELFNKALDVIVLSEVQEDMMAGQFIEVNEAAVKTLGYSKEEFSNMTPLDLFAPDSKDQIPKIVEELKKRGSTLFEAKSVTKSRGEIPVEVNVHIFKLRGKDVALSMARNIADRKRAEEALKESEEKFREIFNNANDMITVSKIKENMPGRFIEVNEVGLKMLGYSREEFLNMTPYDIVSPESSISVSDITSEMSKKGYARHESIIVSKDGFKIPVEVATHFFKLRGKDMILAVSRDITDRKHAEEALKESEKKFRELFDQATDMITLSEVNDDGTIRGFIEVNETASKRLGYSKNELLNMTALDIYSDTSAILKMTLEMFKKGYSIIENVQIAKDGRKIPVELNTHLFSLEGKKVVLSISRDITERKKAEEELIRSETILEEASHISKIGAYEWNIKRDEFILSGEGQRIYGVKESILPFEEIMNVVYPADVMMVRRALNESLKTFKPYDLEHRINRPDGEIRYIHTRSSVLLDDEGKPGKMYGVTEDITERKHAEEQIKRLADIVDSSDDAIIGEDLNGTILSWNKGAEKIYGYSAQEMVGKPIFSLAPDSERGKTSKLLEEVKSGRKVAHYEAQRIKKNGVKIDILITLSPIKNVDGEITGISAIVRDITERKKAERALAESEEKLNAIIKSSPDSIISSDLNLDIISCNQASMDMYGASSSEELIGLNALELVDPKDRSKLMEATKIALSEERSVILELNSVTLDGKKVFPVEISGNSIRDAEGNSIGFVAITKDITERKNAERERETLIGELERSNQELQQFAYIASHDLQEPLRTISSFTQLLARRYKGQIDKDADEFIDFIVDGTNRMQAMIKDLLKYSRVQTRGEEFKPIDVQNALDNALFNLKVTIDENNAEITHDNLPVITADEKQLIQLFQNLIGNAIKFKKPDEPPKIHVVYRKDEKNGEHIFGVSDNGIGMDQQYAGRIFELFQRLHTRDEYKGTGIGLAVAKKIVERHGGHIWVESEPGAGSTFYFTIPVKEESK
- a CDS encoding ATP-binding protein, giving the protein MELKSLFSLNETDYLTIFENTQEEIHIHELVHDRDNKVIDFAFKYINPASTLNSTASKEKIIGKRASEIYKSPRAIADYVKAANEIIRTQKSKKFETYFESLNKHFAVSAFFLNGLFVTVGRDISEQKEAENQIMIQAEILSEVRDAVIAVDDANHITYWNKGAEDLYGFKSEEILGKIFSDVVNYRWLNVEDRKNAHQRLKTIGKWHGENLSTKKNGEEIYVESSIHAFKDDKGNYIGTISVIHDLTEPVHIKQALEKNYNRLQEAQRIGHIGNWEWDIPSNVITLSEGMYQIYGINSSNLVKYDTILNMILPEDQDIVNYNLEKALRERKPFKYEIKIRRQDGNIRIISCRGEVVTDFAGHPLNIICVEQDITERKEIEYALGEAKNELETKVKRRTKELKEANERLQRELEERKITENKLKKSQKNLKSLIEELKRSNEELQQFAYVSSHDLQEPLRTITSFTQLIERRYKDKLDSDADEFIEYIVDAAKRMQTLINDLLNYSRVATRGKDFELTNTEEILENTKFNLYASIKENSAQITHENLPKIMADKRQMIQLFQNLIGNAIKFKKPDEPPKIHIKARKDKNRNEHVFSVHDNGIGMDPQYAERIFIIFQRLHTQDEYEGTGIGLAVSKRIVERHGGHIWVESEPGAGSTFYFTLPKS